From the Elaeis guineensis isolate ETL-2024a chromosome 16, EG11, whole genome shotgun sequence genome, the window TGTCAGCATGAATATATACTCAAGTAATTTTCTGTTTGCATGAAGTGTTGTCTAACTTTTTATCAAAACCGGATAAAGGTGGTAATTGATGAAAAAGTTCAAGCTTGACTGACAACTAAACTTGCTGCAAATTAGTTCATTACCTAGTTCATTCTGTTCGATTCTTaagttctaaataattattaatcCATTACTATCTGTTTGGCATTTtagtttgcttttttttttttttcattttccatTTTAGGGAGATCTGATGAACATTTCACGAAAGGAGATTCAATTATGCCTTTTATGTTTTCGTGTCTTTCactaaaaaaaagaacaaaaaaggaTCAAGGGAAAAAACCTTGTTGCTTATAAGGAGTGCAGAATAACCTTCTATGTTATGTGGGTAATTTAACTGCTGATTTCCTGCAGCAATATTGGTATATCATTCACCTTTTTGGGTTAATTATATAGGGATATCACCTGTGCTATAGAACTGGTTGAATGTTACAGTCGAAACCTGAAAATCTCAAGGATTCTGGCAAATATGAAAGGCAAACAAAAGACTGCTGGCCAGACCATGGGCAGTTCCCTCTCCTAACAAACTTTTGGTCCTTGGCCTATCTGTTGATGATTTTGGGTGCAACTTATAATTACTTCCAGATATCTGACATTGATTTATCTTAGCTAGAGAATGGCTTCATGTGCTTCACCATAATTGTGTACACTTGTTTTTCACTTACACTCGCTCCTTCTCCTTTCAAATTTCAGTCGATCAAAGCAAGGGAATGCTTGGTACTTTTGCTCCTCAGCTTGAGCCCTACGAACATTCGCTGGAAGATGAGACTACTCCCTCTGGTTCACTCGCTCGTGGAGTCTACTCAGCGATACTTAAGGTACATATGATCAAATGGTATCCAGATAAAACTGTCAAAATTATTAACTTCTTTGCTGGCTTCTTTCAGTTTTAGTTTCTTTGTTAATTATCTGAAATCTTCTTTGTGGTAATTGAGAACAAAATATACCTACATAAGACTGATTTTGGTTTCTGGCTTTATTGCAGTTTGAAGATGATGACAAGAGATGCCACCTGGAACTCGGCTACTCCTTTGAAATCAAGAACCGTTGATAATATATTTCTCAAGATCAAACAAAATTAAAACTTAATAAAAGAGGCTGTGCAATGCACATGTACTTAAAGCTGCACAATGTTTTAAACCGCAGAAACTTGTTTTAAGGGGACCACACCTTACAAAAaactaaaaagaaataaaatgaagATCTCCACCTGTGCATCCATTAAAATTTCTCTGTTCTAAAAAGCCGATCGAACCCACAGGCACAAAAGCTCCTGTGCAACCTGTGGTGTTGTTTTATGCTTGTTTTGTGCTGTTATATTCATCCTGTCTTGCTAAACATCAGGTGGATCCATATGCAGCAGAGGCTTCCTCAATTGCAATTGGGACATATGCTAGCAATCTTTACATGGTAAGAATTGCCATTTTTTGTGGCCGATAATGAATTCTGTGCCATTACAGAGGAACTAAAAAAAGGAGGTGGAGGAAACTTTCCTTGTAATGCAAATCCAAGGTTTGTCCAAACAAACACAGACcccccaagaaaaaaaaaaaagttacagACAAGGGGAAATTCCAAAATGGCCTGATGAGCTTTACTTTTTTCGGAGGTCAATTCCAGCCTTCTTAGCAACTGCATCCAACCCGTTCTTCTCGATGGTCTTGAGTGCTTTGGTGGAGAGGCGCAGCTTGAGGTAGCGTTTCCCTGCTTCCCACCACACCCTCTTGTACTGTAAATTGACAAACTGCAGCTTCTTCGTCTTGTGGTTTGAGAAGGAGACCTTGTTGGCCCTGTTCGCCTTCTTTCCAGTAAAAGGACATACCCGACCTGAATCCACAAGGTCTCGAGTTAAATCCTCAAACACAAGTGGTGCAGATTGTACAGTCAATTTGTTGCTAACTTGGATGAAGGTTTTTATGATACTAGTAAATAAGCTCATCAGACTAGTTGAAACTGACTGCTATTTTTTGAGTCATTTAACTGGGAGATCCGAACGAGAAAAGTCTTAGTGAAGGCATCCAGCATGCAGTTTGATTGAGAGCTGGCCATAGCTAACCTGGTAACAAGTACTAACATCTGACATAATTATATGTTCTATCTGTGAATAAGACACCATATCAGTAACATAAAACTAAATCTTACCagcaaaataatattttgatgtgATCTTAGGGGGCACTATCTCTTAGCATAACACCGTTCTACTTGTCCCataagcaataaaaataaaatatacgtCACAATGCTCCAACGAACCGGGGCTCCATATTTGATATATCacaaaacttttttaaaaaaaaattttgaggaaataTCACAAAAACTCCAGACTTTTAAACTGCATTGGCACAGGAATGTATTAATCATAACAAGCGAAATTTCGAAAAATAATGGTAGAATACTATTAGTTTAAAGATTCAAAATATCCAGCAACGCAATGAAAAGCAAAAGAGAAGACACAAAAATAGGACCATCAAAAAAAAGGGCTAAGAGGAGAAAGAGCAGAGTCCCTTTGTGATCCACGATTTTTTATGTTCAGTTCAgatgaatgaagaaaaaaaaaatcttttgcttCAGGATTGACAACTGTCCGCGGCTTTTGAATTCACATTCCACAATTCAAGTGCACCAGAAACTCTTTGAACTTTTAACATTCAACCAACACATTTGAGGAGAAAAAGGAGCAAATCCTGTCCTAGCTAGTCGAGATATTACAGGTAACTAGGAATTCATACAAATGATTATGATATGGTTCACTTCCTCGTTCTCAAAAACAAATTGTTGTTCAGATCCTCCAGAGGATAAATGGACGTATTGGATTCATCAAATGGTATGACTCGTTTGTTGTGTCAAGATCATGAGGTTATAAGTTGATGTTGCTTCAAAGGAAGAAAAACTAGCTCTATTACACCGGAATTCAAAACTGAATCGCGATGGAGATGAATAAATGATTGAGAAACAAGAACTTCTATTACAATACAAGAGGGAGAGTCAAGATGCCCTTTTTCTTGGATAAAGATACAGTCTTTAGTAGGAAAGACGAGGTAGAGGGCCAATCAGTAGTATTTAACAAGTTTCAATCTTGAGAACAAGCCTTTGCCTTCGACAAGGGGTACGATAAAACGATTTAGCTTCCTCTACTCTATGCTTTATGCTATTAAAATGATATGATTGTGGGAACAATTCCAATGGCATGGTCTTGGCTTGTAGTGTAATACCCGGTCCATGGGCCTTAAGCCCAACTAGAAGCccaacggaaaaaaaaaaaaaaaaaaaggaagaagactcccgattggagtcttcttctccgacgaggccACTCGGATTAggtaggagtcctaggaccaccggaGGTCCTAGGGTACTCTATAAATTGGCCTTCCCCCTCCCTAAGATCCTCCACGGGCCTTCCTcgctcttcttctcctcgattttttcgattgaagccgcggcctctTTTTATCGTGTTCGTCTCGATTTCTCATCGGAGAGgtcatcggagctcgaggtaagcgcgattcctcttcctctcttctctccctctcttcccgtACCTGTGAGCACAATTGCCGGTGACTGGTGTCGCCGAATTTTGTCGGGGAAGAAGTCCCCTGTTTCGCCCCTCTTTTCTTCGATTTTCTAGCATCAGcggtcaccaccgaccgccgGCCTTGATCCCTCCGAGCCTCGAATGGGTCACCctcttgccgccggccaccgccgTGCCGGCTGCGGCCCCTGATCGGCCGACCAAAGGGGGGACCACACCGTCCCCTGTTTTTGCCCAAGTGAGCCacgggaagaaaaaagaaaagaaaaagaaaaacaaaagggaaaagaaaaagaagaagaagaaagatgatttttctctctcccctctttctccctcttctctctccactttctctctctaaaatttttctctctcctcctttctctctctaagaaagacttGTAGATCATGTATTGGGCCATCTTTTTCTCTTCTAGAGACCTATGATCCCGAATCTATTTAGTGCCCGAATGATCTATCGGACTAATACCCAATCAATCACTTTctgttattatttaattttattaaatttatagaataaaaattgatcattatttaatattttaaataggattatctgattcatttaaggaagactaaagatctaaGACGATTGAGGTAAGTGaatcttacgctccttatttatttttaaatttttatgattttcatacatacaatcttttattaatgaaatcatatttttcataaaataaggatcagcatatgtggtatgaaaaagcatgttttattatgagtattgatttcataaatatatcttatgaaaatagcatgattatgaaacatgaattttattatttttttatctatgtacatgtatgttttaagaaaaatatataagaatttcaaaggcTCTCGGATAGTTACGAACGAATCCCTTCGGAGAGGTTGACATCCGAAGCTAGTATCCATACGAAACATGACCATGctagtgggtataaagttggcgcATGAAACAAGAATtttatcgattaagaaacatgatcctgttacgggtataatagtgaccttagtacGAATATCTGGGAGCAATATTTCGAAATTTGACATAAATACAtgataagaatgatttatgattcatgattatgaaatataattgattttatgcatgcatgattggtttatgatttgttttattatatactttatgaaatactttattttttattatctgttattttctaaatattgcattatcatgaaaaatttatgctggatctgataaggaagcgcaagttctacttactggactagtgtagaacatattctttttattttcttcttttcttatacAGAGAAATAGGACTATTTATAAATAGGACTATTTCTAAATtcgaaaataaatataaattcatatctcaaaattcataattatttactataagttcgtgatcatcatataactaaacttcatctacaaaattttcaagcttgcatcgCAGATCTCCAAAATCTGAATTTTCTTCATCGATCCTAGTCCTATTTctctgtataaaaaaaaaaataaaaagaatatgagctacactagtccagtGAGTATAACTTACGCTTCCTTATCAGATCcagcataaatttttcatgataatgcaatatttaaaaaataatagataatataaaataaagtatttcatagagtatataataaaacaagtcataaaccaatcatgcatgcataaaatcatgtatatttcacaatcatgaatcataaatcattcttatcatgtattcatgtcaaatTTTGAAACATTGCtcccagatattcgtgctaaggtcattaTTATATCCGTAACaaggtcatgtttcttaatcgacaaagTTCTTGTTTCATGCgtcaactttatacccactgacagggtcatgtttcgtgtggatgctagctccggatgtcgacctttccgAAGAAATTCGTtcgtagctatctgagagcctttgaaatccttatatatttttcttaaaacatacatatatatatagataaaaaaataataaaattcatgtttTATAAccatactattttcataagatatatttatgaaatcaatgctcataataaaacatgctttttcataccacatatgctgatccttattttatgaaaaatatgatttcattaataaaagatcatatgcataaaaactatgaaaatttaaaaataaataaagagcgtaagatccacttacatcaacCGTCCTAGATCTTTAGTTTTTCTTCAATGAATCAGATaatcatatttaaaatattaaattatgatcaatttttattctataaatttaataaaattaaataataataaaaaaatgattgatTAGGTAACCCGTCTGATAGATCACTCGGGCACTAAATTGATTCGAGATCATAGATACCTAGAAGAGAAAAAGATGGCCCAATACATGATCTACaagtctttcttagagagagaaaagaggagagagaaaatttttagagagagaaagtagagagagaaagtggagagagaagagggagaaagaggggagagggaggaaaagagggagggagagagtagagagaaaaatcctctctcttcttcttcttcttcttctcccttttttttttttttctttctttttcttttctttttcttccttcttcccgtggCTCAGGgcaaaaacaggggaccgtgtgCTCCCCCCTTTGGTCGGCCGATCAGGGGCCGCAGCCGGCACGGCAGTGGCCGGCGGCCAGAGGGCGACCCACCCGAGGCTCGAAGGGACCAAGGCCGGCGGTCGCTGGTGACCGCCGACGCCGGAAAATCGAAAAAAAGAGAGGGGCGGAACAGGGTACTTCTTCCccgacaaaatccggcgactggCGGGAAGAGAGgggaggccgcggcttcaatcgaaaaaatcgaggagaagaagagcgAGGAAGGCCGGTGGAGGATCTTAGGGAGGGGGAAGGCCAATTTATAGAGTGCCCTAGGAGCTCCGGTGGAGCTAGGACTCCTAATCCGAGCGGCCTCGTCGGAGaaaaagactcctatcgggagtcttcttccgattttttttttttttcgttgagCTTAAGGCCCATGGACCGGATATTACATGTAGCATGGCCTTCAGTTTCCCATGCTTCTCCCTAAATATGAGAAAAGTATTTACCTGTCTTCTTCGGAGAAATATTTTGGGTTCGCTAGAAGTAGCAAAAATACAGCATTCTATAATTTTCCAATACCCAGAACTGGGTAAAAAAAACTAATCACGGACAATAAAGAGTTGAAGaaaggagaggaaaaaaaaatcagcacAAGATGGGGAAGAGATTGAGAGACTCACGGGCAACGATGGGCTGGACGGGAGCCGTAGGAAGGATGGGATTGGGCAGCGGGGCTTGGGAGATGCCGATCCTGCCACCGCCCAACAGGGACCTCCCGAACCCTAGCGTCGAGCACTGATTGGCAGGTATCAACGCCCTGGGGCTCCAAACTCTAACCCTAACCCCAACCTTAGGAGAAGAAGAATTAAATCCCTTGGTCCTCGCGAAGAAGAACGCCGAGTGCCCCCCAAGAGCTGCCGCCATTTTTCCTGTCTCCGAAATAAGAGAGAACGAGAGAGATCGAGACGAGCTCAAAGAAGATAAGGGAAGAACGTTGGACCGCTCCTGACGTGGACAAACCCGGAACGCGTTGCAAGGACAGCGTGGCAAATAGCGCATGCGTGTAATAGTAGCGGGCACATAGCTACGCCGTGATTGCATGGTTGACGACCTAAAATCTTTGGAAATTGGGTCAGCCAAGGAGGTCAAATAGCAATCAGCCGGCACGCAAGAGTCAAGATGCAGTAAAAATTTCTAGCAGGTAATTTGCCGAACAGCCTCGAAGAAATAATTCACCAACAATTTGTAATCCAACCCCACCTTTCCCTTGAGTAAACAACAAATCGATGCAATATATACCCCTGATGCAAAATTGCAGACACCAGCAGTGCTGGAAACTCCTATATATCTACATCATTTCCCACCACTTTCCATTAGCGAAGAGCCACTCCAAAACTTTACACTGTCGAGTTCACAAAGATAAAAAGTTACGTAGGCCAATGTTTAGTCCATGGTAGGTGGTCAAAAGCTTTAGGTTTAAAAAGTAATAATTAGACAACCCAACAAAGCCTCCTCAAAATCATAGCGACTTTGGCAACCCACTACGAGACCTAATCTTGGCTAATCTATCATCATTATCCAAGCCATATGATATCCAGGTGAAGAATCCATCAGAAGTTTCCCTGCTGCTACAGAAATGAATCTCGCAAGAACTAAAACAAGAATACAGAAGATGGTAGTTTGTAGCGAACTAGTAGCTCACTTAATGAAGCAAACTTACAATTTTATGGTTAGAAAATAATGGTACATGTGGATGCTTAAATATGCTCAATTATACCACAGGTACAACATATTGCAATTCTCACTCTAGCCATCCTGCTGCTGAGGCGAACCAATGATGTCTTTCAAGTTCCGAAGAACAGACCAGCAGGGACGTCTTTAAAGTTCCAAGAATTGGCCAAGAGAGTTCTCAGAGATGAAAAAGATCAACCGATACATTTGTGAGCTGCCAATTTGTGTAATGTACATCCCATTTTTCTCCTTTTCTGACCCAAGTAGAATCAATTGCTCTTCAGTGATTATTCTGGTGTTGTTAAACAGTCACGtgcaaaaaaaaatggaaaagccGAAAAACCTGTCCATCCTGAGAAGATCTTGCCCTGCTCAATCATAACCAGATATTGATTAGGGCGGAAAATTTTAATCTCACTGAACAAGATGCTTGCAAAAATGAGTTGCAACAATGTTAATGCATTAGAAACGGGATATTAGCATGCAAAAATGATTGCAGTGTGCAAGGCCTTAAAAGAGTTGATCTTTTTTGAAGCATTTCTGACAACAATAATTAACTGAAAGAATGAGCAGCTTACTCTATAGATAATTCAAGAGGAGGTCCGTAGAAGAATTCTTCAGCCTGCAGCTCTGCCCAAGGTGAACATCACCAAATGCATACCTGAATAACCATGTGGATTAGCATCTAGAATGAGATGTTTGATACAGAAAGTGAAGTCAGATAGCAAAAAAATGACTAAGAGTCAAAAAAATAACCTGTATTCACAATATTCAGGCCAGGCACACCGAGCTTTCCCATAATCCCAGTAGCAGTCTGCATCCCTCAATGGACCACGCCTGGCTGCTCACATGCCCATTTTAGGAACTCCAGAATTTCCAAATGGAGAAAAAGATTACAGAAAACACATGATGGGGATAATAATACCTTTTTTAACAAATTTTGATGTTGCGTCAGGATGTATATCATGCCACATTTCAAGCCATAACTCACGCATTAAAACTTGAGATCTAACAAGATTTCTGTGATTtgctataaaaaaaaagatgataatcAGGGACCCAATTTACATTGAAGATTTTAAGAACAAAATTTAACCATAATAAGGTTATACAAGCATAAAATCACACCAGGAAAATTTGAACAAAAGCAGGGCAACACACACAACTTGCATCTTCTGGCAGAAGGTTGTCTCTCTAGTAGTAGCCTCACCATCCAAAACAGTTTCTACCAAGGAGTATAATGTAAATTCAACTTCATACACATATCATACCTCTGGAATAATTGAGAATCACTAATCCTATCCATGCTAATTGGAAAGCAGTGTCGTAATAAATAGTGCAAGCCATTAACATGTCTACACATTTTTCAGGATTGTCATGAATCCTTATTAATCTTATTTCCATGGGCAAATAATATACACAAAGCAACTTGCTTCTAAAGTGATGCACCTTAACAGCAATCCTgggatatttaattattttatattccaTTATTCATACTTTTGGCATTTTAGAGAGTAAATCTCATACAGAATAAATATGGGTTCACAGTAACTCTTTCTCACCAGTAAACTAGAGTAATAATTccttcagaattttttttttaaagagatgtCAGCATAAGAAAGTCACAATGTGAACATAGCCAGGTTAGGAGAGTCCATGTGTCACTTTGATTAGAAAGCAAACTAAAAATCATATGGAAAGCAATGACATATTTCAAATATTGTAACTGTATTTGAGTCGATATTgttttggtgcaaaacaggttgtATTAATGACACTTAAAACTTATGGCCAGCTGATAAGGGCTTCAAACGATGCTAAGAAGGCTCTAAATCCTCAGGGTgccaaaaataaaattctaaaaataaaaacaatcaattTATCCTCAAAGTTAAAGATCAGATCAACCAGTATACCCTTATCCAGTTCCCAAACTGCTGTCCTCCTTCCCGGAATGCTTTCAGAATCTTCATAGTAGGTTATATACTTGACACGAGGAGTCCTTGTCATGTTTGGGAGTATGTCTTCACCCTGATGGTGCTCTACGTTCAGGCTTATCTGAACATCCGATCCATCATGCTCAGCCTGCACTACCAATAGCAGGCATAAGTTCACACAACAGCACAGCATATTGCATTGGTAAAGAACATGCTGTCAAGAAATTATCAAAAGTATAAAGAGTTTTAAAAAACCAAGCTGTACTTTTGAATCGAAACTTCATTTCAATCCAAATAAGTTACTAATACTTAAAACTTGAAATAGGGTAATAAGAAAACATGAAAGCAAGAAGGAAAATTAAAGGATAAAATGTGTAGAGGTCACAAGATTCTAAATGCATATGTGCCTCACATAGTATAAGTGGCATGCCTTAAAAACTTTGCCGTCATCTTCAGAAGTTAGGTGTGATGTTGAATTCAAGCTCCATACTCTGTGATATGGGCATCTCCAGCATTCTAGGCCATGTTTTATATACTTGTCTGAAACAAACATTTCTCCTAGAAAGTTTTAGCCTGAGTTTGGACATAAACTAGCTTATTCCATATTTCACCTCACAAGTTCGAAAGTCCAAAAATTCAAATGTTTTAGTTAAAGCAGTGGAATGTTGAATGTAGAAACTCAAGGATTGaatcctcaaaaatccaaatCATTTGACAATGGTGTATTCAACCAATGTCCTCTGTTCATTCCAAGTTCATTATTCAGTTGATTAATTCATTGATGGGTGAATTTACTACCTTCAAATTACTATAAAATAAACTGGATCGGCCTTCCAGCCATATGCATGCACAGAAGTGTTCAACATACAACAAGAATGTTATAACAATAATCATAAATTACAACTAGCAAGCATTGTTGAAGGCTTGAAGCATTAGTATAACAAAAGCAAAAACTGAATCAATATAGAAAAGTCCATATCCCACTTCCCCCGTCTATATAACTACAATTTTTCTATCCTCTTCTCATTCATTCCTCTGTTGGGGTTTAGTGCCAGTCAGCAAAAGCTTTACAAAGCCTACATTTAAAAATAGAAGAGCAATGGCGAGATACAAGTGCACCTTCTCAATGTGGCTTAAGAAATCATTAGCATACCTGTGGAGCTCTTGTTATGTTTACCTTGGAACCAAGCCAGGTCTTGCACCACGAGAGGGAGTTATATGGAACCTGTCAAATAGACCTTCAATAACAGATAAATATACACCAACTAATTTGGGAATATTGGGCACCACATAGATAATATTCTATTTCTATACTGAAATCCTAATTCGTCCATATGCTACAGGATGTAGATTAGTTATCATACATACGGTTCCATCCCCACTCACAGCTCCAGGATTCCCGCTAACTGAATTACCAGATCtgataagaatatataaaaaaattaaaccaagaataaaaataaaagcaCTACATCCAAATGATAAgttccaaaaaatttcaaaactaCTAGGTAGATAGGCAGAAATAAGAATGAAgaatattgtataaaaattaagttTGATAAGACAAACTATTCTATATTAGACACAAATAATTAATGTTgctctaagaattgattttgatgattacaaactatttgaggggactactaatgtaTTTTTTATCCTTGgagattatttttgtgatatttcaggTAGTCTAAGAAATTGAGTTTAAAAAACCTCATTTAGCGTGTCAAAGTTAAAGTTTCTGCAAGATGGAGAGGTTTTCGAAGGCTTTTGAAAGTGTCCAAGTCATTTGAAAGCGTTTAGAAGTGTTTTGGTAAGTTTCGTCGGAttttaaatgcatgaaaaattgggttggcacaaaatggaatggcccatctgggtcatcccctttcattggtTAGCCGGCACGCTTCATTTTAGCTCATGGcacgcagtgggacgacccacttgggatgactcatgcagtgggacgacccacctggGGCGACCCCTGAGACCCTGAGACTAAAACAGAAAGCTAAACTTTCTGTCTGGctaaatgaggcatcccatgggacttccTAATCACAGTGGGACGACCCATTCTGGGCGAGttcgtaacgactagttttcagtccatttttggtgcatttaatgcgcattaaacactctccaacggctctaaaccaattctaagatattctcaagaataaatggtgactataaatgctctcttgaaatGAAAAATCACAAAGTTTTGCAAGCATTCAATTTCAAATTCGAGAAAAACTCAttcagccctaaaagagagaaaaggagtatttaatcacttcaccaatcactctccagcagcaatcaagtgtggaattctttgagggtgttcagcaaaagcttcttttcCTCGAGTATTGTATTTCCATTGCATTTATTGTATCTATTAAAAGAGATTGTGTGCTGAATTTTCTGTACCCTGTTTTTCTAAAattgtatttggatttttgagttttggggggttccAAAACTCGATTGCGTTGATCCGAACTCTGAATCGGATTATtgagggttggtttgtacccgaaaaataagtgttcttgcttggatagcaagggtcggaggtGTCCGACGTGGTATAATCCTTTGAATCTATTTAGTGGATTGATTTTTCAAGtagagacttggagagtggatatagatgcaaggttggcaccgaaccactataaattctttgtatttgttgtgcttgcctctttttacttgttctttgtgccttatacttgcaatcttatcatttgtgtttgaatttatttttattgaaaatcaaccctctccactcaaacactttagcacattgttttagtacactaatctttaaaattttaaaaaaatccaattcaccccctcttgggctccatatttggacaataagtggtatcagagcccgatgctctagttcttgcttgatttaaccatcaagagctaaagatcaatGGCAGTCCAATTTGGTACAtccctagctgaggggcaatccacaaaccgatctccacttttcaatgggtcaaactacacctattggaaagctcggatgagaattttcattcaagcacttgactatgacgtgtggagtgtcatagtaaatgaaccacatacacccactaaattgattgatggtgtgtctctccctaagttaGAAGGTGAATGGAATGAACTTAATAAGAAAATGGcttagctcaatgctaaagccatgaa encodes:
- the LOC105059189 gene encoding large ribosomal subunit protein bL28c, which encodes MRYLPRCPCNAFRVCPRQERSNVLPLSSLSSSRSLSFSLISETGKMAAALGGHSAFFFARTKGFNSSSPKVGVRVRVWSPRALIPANQCSTLGFGRSLLGGGRIGISQAPLPNPILPTAPVQPIVARRVCPFTGKKANRANKVSFSNHKTKKLQFVNLQYKRVWWEAGKRYLKLRLSTKALKTIEKNGLDAVAKKAGIDLRKK